Genomic DNA from Longimicrobiaceae bacterium:
CCAGGTACCCCCACTGGATCGTGGGGGCCGTCTCCATCACCGTCTTGCCGTTGGCGAGGGCGTGCCGGTAGTACTCCGGCATGGGGGGGAGCCCCACCTCCGCGAGCGGCCGCCCTTCGAGCGACAGGGTGAGCCCGCCGTGCTCGGCGCGCGAGACGCGGTAGGGAGAGTCCGGGTTGGTGCGCACCGACACGATGGTGCGCCGCAGCTCGTACGGGCCGCCGGTGAGCGCAACCTCCTCGGGGGGGCGGCGGAGGCGGGCCTGCCCCAGCTCGCGGAGCGGCTTCTGGTCGAAGCTGAAGATGAAGTACGACTTCGGCTTGACCTCGCCGTCCAGGTTGTCGGTCAGGGCGGAGTCGTCGAAGGCCATCCCGGTGCGGAGCAGGTCCTCCTTGAGGACCGCCTCGGTGGGGACGTGGGGGAACCGCGCGAGCAGCCCCTCGATCAGCTCAGTGCGTGTCTGCATGCTCCCATCGGGCAGATGGTGGTACGGGGCCAAAAGTTACCGCAACCGGCGCCGGATGGGAACACCTGCCCTCATCCGCGGTGCGCCGCGCGCCGCAGCCGGTCGCGCACGCCGTCCCACGCGGAGGTGTCCGGGACGCGCTCCACCCAGATCCGCGCATAGCCCTCGTCGTCCAGGCGGTGCAGGGTGGCGTAGAGCCGGGCCGCGTACCCGGCCGGGTCGTCCGGCATCCGGACCACGTCGCCCGGCGGATGCGACCGGGTGCGGTACAGCAGCACCGCCGTGCGCTCGCCCCGCCGCGGGACGGCCGCGTCGTCGCGGTCGTGGAAGTCCTCCGGGTCGAAGACGCGCAGCTCCGCCCGCGGGGCGTAGTGCCGGTCCAGCATCCCGGGAGAGGGGCGCGCCGCCCTCCCGTCCGGCGCCGCGGACGGGGCCGCCACCTCCCCGACGGTGGCGCGCAGCTCGTCCACGGAGATGGTCCCGGGGCGGAGCACCGCCGGCACCGCGCCCGTGAGGCTCACCACGGTGGACTCGATCCCCACGGAGGTGGGCCCGCCGTCCAGGATCAGCTCCACCCGGTCGCCCAGGCTCCGCTCCACGTGCGCGGCGGTGGTGGGCGACACCTCCGTGGAGCGGTTGGCGCTCGGGGCGGCGACGGGGATGCCCGCTTCGCGGAGGAGCGCGTGCGCGACGGGGTGCGCGGGGACGCGGAGCGCCACGCTGGGGAGCCCCGCGGTGACGGCGTCCGGCACCTCCGGCGCCTTCGGCACCACCAGCGTGAGCGGCCCCGGCCAGAACCGGGCGGCCAGCCGCGCGGCGGCGTCGCTCCACTCCGCGGCCAGGCGCGGGGCGTCGGCGGCGTCGGCGAGGTGGACGATCAGCGGGTTGTAGGAGGGCCGCCCCTTGGCCGCGAAGATCCCCGCCACCGCCGCCGGGTCCATGGCGTGCGCCCCCAGGCCGTATACCGTTTCCGTGGGGAACGCGACGAGGCCGCCGCGCCGCAGCACGGCCGCGGCGCGGCGGATGATCTCCGGGTCCGGGTGGCGCGGGTCAGCGCGGAGCGTCGGCACGGCGGCTCTGCACGAGTTTCAAGCGACTTCCTGGCACGGACATGGCATGGGCTGAGAAGACGGTCGAGGGCCGCCGGTGCGTGGGCCGCAGGCCCGGAGGTGAGCAGTCGGTGGACGGTGCGGAAATTGCTCCCTGGTCGGAAGACGCAACCGGCGAGCGCGGTGCAGGACGACCCGCGGCAGAGTGAAGCGGGGAAGCTCCGGGAGCCGTGAATCCCTCACCCGGATTTCGCCGTTCATCAACGCTCCGGGAGCCCGGAGCCGCGCCGCAAGGAGGTCCCCATGTTCTGGATGTTCATCGTCGCACTCTGGGTCGCGATGCTGCTGTCGCCCATCGCGCTGCTGGTCGCCTTCCTCCCCTCCGGCCGGGACTGCCCACGCTGCGGCGCGGACACCATCCCGATCCGAAACCGCCTCCTCCGACCATTCCACCGCTTCGTGCACCTGCGCTGGTGCATGTCCTGCGGATGGGACGGGGTGATGCGGCAGGCCACCTGGTCGCGCCCCGCTCCCGCGCCGGAGACGGTGGACGCCACCTTCGAGGCGGACGACGACGCGGCATGGAGGGGCGGCAAGGAGGCGTAGCGCCGGCACCGGACCTCCCGTCGGCGCCGCCCCCGTTCCCGGGACCTCCGGGGGCGGGGGCGCGTGCGTTCCGGGCTCACCCCTCCGCGTCGTCGCCCCCCACCGTCACCGTCACCAGCCGCGCCGGGTCGAAGTGCTCCCGCGCCACCCGCAGCACCTCCTCCGGAGTGACCGCCTCCACCCGCTCCGCGAACCGCTCCCAGTAGTCGTGCGGCAGCCCGAACGCCTCCAGCGTCGCCATCCGGCTCGCCACCCGGCCCGGGGTCTCGAAGGCGCGGGGGAGGGAGAGCGCGAGCGCGTCCTTGGCCCGGCGCAGCTCCTCGTCCGGGACCGGTTCGGCGGCCATGCGGCGCATCTCCGCGTGCATCTCGCGCACGGCGTCGCCGGTGACCTCCCCGCCCACGGCCGTCTCCGCCAGCCACCCGCCCGGCTCCATCCCCGCCGAGAACCCGGAGCGGACGCCGTACGTCCACCCCTTCTCTTCGCGCAGGTTGGCGCCGAGCCGCCCCAGGATGGTGCTCCCCCCCAGGACGTAGTTGGCGACCGAGGCGGGGATCCAGTCCGGCGACCGGCGCGGCAGCCCCGGGCCGCCGATGCGGATCTCCCCCTGCGCGGAGTCCTCCCAGGGGAGGGCGACCCGCTCCCCGGCCCGCGCCGGGCGCGCCGGGGCGGGCGGGTACACCACCGGCTCCGCCTGGCCCGTCCACCCTCCGAAGGCGCGCTCCAGCACCACGCGCAGCTCGGCCAGGTCGAAGTCGCCGGCCGCCACCAGGAACGACCCCGTCGCGCGGTACCGCTCCGCGTGGAAGGCTGCGAGCACCTCCCGCGGCACCGCGCGGACCCCCTCCGCTGTGCCGAACGAGGGGCGCCCATACGGATGGTCCGCCCCGAACACCTCCATGAGCACGCGGTCGTCGGCCACGTTGGCCGGCTCGTCGGCGCGGGCGGCGAGGGCGTCCAGCGCCTCCGCGCGGACGCGCTCCGTCTCGTCCTCCGGGAACGCCGGGCGGGTGGCGAGCTCCGCCAGGAGGGGGACGCCCTCCTCCAGCGTTCCGCCGAGCAGCGTCATCTCCACCTCGGCGTAGTCGTGCCCG
This window encodes:
- a CDS encoding L-threonylcarbamoyladenylate synthase, yielding MPTLRADPRHPDPEIIRRAAAVLRRGGLVAFPTETVYGLGAHAMDPAAVAGIFAAKGRPSYNPLIVHLADAADAPRLAAEWSDAAARLAARFWPGPLTLVVPKAPEVPDAVTAGLPSVALRVPAHPVAHALLREAGIPVAAPSANRSTEVSPTTAAHVERSLGDRVELILDGGPTSVGIESTVVSLTGAVPAVLRPGTISVDELRATVGEVAAPSAAPDGRAARPSPGMLDRHYAPRAELRVFDPEDFHDRDDAAVPRRGERTAVLLYRTRSHPPGDVVRMPDDPAGYAARLYATLHRLDDEGYARIWVERVPDTSAWDGVRDRLRRAAHRG
- a CDS encoding pitrilysin family protein; protein product: PLLRALPAPTLGAPPVPRVPRPERWMLPNGLRVVAVPRAGIPQVALRLVVPAGSAADPPQYPGTSALVASLLTEGTLALDAEALNARIDALGASVSAHGGHDYAEVEMTLLGGTLEEGVPLLAELATRPAFPEDETERVRAEALDALAARADEPANVADDRVLMEVFGADHPYGRPSFGTAEGVRAVPREVLAAFHAERYRATGSFLVAAGDFDLAELRVVLERAFGGWTGQAEPVVYPPAPARPARAGERVALPWEDSAQGEIRIGGPGLPRRSPDWIPASVANYVLGGSTILGRLGANLREEKGWTYGVRSGFSAGMEPGGWLAETAVGGEVTGDAVREMHAEMRRMAAEPVPDEELRRAKDALALSLPRAFETPGRVASRMATLEAFGLPHDYWERFAERVEAVTPEEVLRVAREHFDPARLVTVTVGGDDAEG